Proteins encoded in a region of the Pseudomonadota bacterium genome:
- a CDS encoding MBL fold metallo-hydrolase, producing the protein MKIKFWGVRGSIPCPGPATVQYGGNTACIEVRIPGIDRVIIIDAGSGIRELGNFIMANDLPKGPINADIYLTHTHWDHIMGFPFFTPSYIPGTKIKVHGPINHEVSLEKAVGGQLTYRYFPINENWLAADISYVELKEEVFDLGGGAKLITKYLNHPITCIGYRFEYNGKVFCTCYDTEPFRNGFDDPSDPSYDEATALEAQPIVDEQNRMIEELITGADLLVYDAQYTKAEYASKVDWGHTPMEFAIESANRMGVKALALFHHDPMRSDQNIEELSKVYCVPGKYGPTDVFFAREGMVIEL; encoded by the coding sequence ATGAAGATAAAATTCTGGGGAGTGCGGGGGTCGATTCCCTGCCCGGGGCCGGCAACGGTTCAATACGGCGGCAATACGGCCTGCATTGAAGTACGGATTCCAGGCATTGATCGGGTGATCATAATTGATGCAGGGTCCGGTATTCGCGAACTGGGAAATTTCATAATGGCAAATGATCTTCCCAAGGGGCCGATCAATGCTGATATTTATCTGACCCACACCCATTGGGACCACATCATGGGGTTTCCATTTTTTACGCCAAGTTATATCCCAGGAACCAAGATAAAAGTCCACGGGCCGATCAATCATGAGGTCTCCCTTGAAAAGGCTGTGGGCGGCCAGTTGACTTACCGATATTTCCCTATCAACGAGAACTGGCTTGCAGCGGATATCAGCTATGTTGAATTGAAAGAAGAGGTGTTCGATCTCGGCGGCGGGGCTAAATTGATAACCAAATATCTGAATCACCCCATTACCTGCATCGGCTATCGATTTGAATATAACGGCAAGGTGTTTTGCACCTGTTATGATACGGAACCTTTCAGGAATGGCTTTGATGACCCTTCCGACCCTTCCTATGACGAGGCAACCGCCTTGGAGGCCCAACCAATTGTTGATGAACAGAACCGCATGATTGAAGAACTTATAACCGGCGCGGACCTGTTGGTTTATGACGCTCAGTACACCAAGGCGGAGTATGCCTCTAAAGTTGACTGGGGGCATACGCCCATGGAGTTTGCCATTGAATCCGCAAATCGAATGGGAGTGAAAGCTCTGGCCCTGTTTCATCATGACCCGATGCGTTCCGACCAGAATATTGAGGAGCTTTCCAAGGTATATTGTGTTCCGGGAAAGTACGGGCCCACAGATGTTTTTTTCGCCCGTGAGGGTATGGTGATTGAGTTATAA
- a CDS encoding HDOD domain-containing protein: MLDPVLSTEQRFKKIQNYIDRMPSLSTTVTKVLEICNRPNTSPNDLNRVISLDPVLTGQVLKLINSAYYSLPNQITSLTRAIIMLGLNTVKNLALSTAILENIGNEESFRSLPMDAFWTHSICVGVTAKAIAVIKGVPKQELEEYFVAGLLHDLGKIPLNFRFAEEYRQALELAGLEEAHLHRAEALILGFDHGAVGKMIGEKWQLSEIIVDTMCCHHAPGKAAASNRRLVSIVALANLYANVYEVGSAGDHFQEVPTIHRLLEITKMDWPALAALQGTVDQEIEKAQIFLQVTK; the protein is encoded by the coding sequence ATGCTTGATCCTGTGCTGTCCACTGAGCAGCGATTTAAGAAAATACAGAACTATATCGACAGGATGCCGAGTCTATCGACTACGGTGACCAAGGTTCTTGAGATTTGCAACCGTCCCAATACATCCCCCAATGATCTCAACCGGGTTATTTCCCTTGATCCGGTTCTCACCGGCCAGGTACTGAAACTTATTAACTCCGCCTATTATTCGCTCCCCAACCAGATCACCTCGCTTACCCGGGCGATAATCATGCTCGGCCTGAACACCGTAAAGAATCTTGCCTTGAGTACGGCGATTCTTGAAAACATCGGCAATGAAGAATCTTTCCGGTCATTGCCCATGGATGCCTTCTGGACCCATTCCATCTGCGTCGGGGTCACTGCCAAGGCTATTGCGGTGATCAAGGGAGTACCCAAGCAGGAGCTGGAGGAATATTTTGTTGCAGGACTCCTTCATGATCTTGGCAAGATCCCGTTGAATTTCCGATTTGCCGAGGAATACCGCCAGGCACTTGAACTGGCCGGGCTTGAAGAAGCACATCTTCATCGTGCCGAAGCCCTGATACTCGGTTTTGATCACGGGGCAGTGGGCAAGATGATTGGCGAAAAATGGCAGCTTTCAGAGATCATCGTTGATACGATGTGTTGTCATCATGCCCCCGGGAAGGCTGCGGCAAGCAACAGGCGGCTTGTTTCCATTGTTGCACTTGCAAATTTATATGCCAACGTTTATGAAGTAGGGAGCGCCGGGGACCATTTTCAGGAGGTCCCGACCATTCATCGCCTGTTGGAGATTACCAAAATGGACTGGCCGGCTTTGGCAGCGCTTCAGGGAACCGTGGACCAGGAAATTGAGAAGGCGCAGATTTTTCTCCAAGTTACCAAGTAG
- a CDS encoding glycosyltransferase family 9 protein, translated as MSVISESPRKLLIIKPSALGDIVHSLPFLYAVKKKFPELSVHWIVAKGLHTFLEGHPLIDKLWVINKDNWKKLSCLPQTLKEISALSSGLKKERFDISVDLSGLLRSGLMTWASRARVKLGFKESDEGSPFFYTHKIEGGTEIHAIDRYLKIAQFLGCDISDIQYPFAPYDENPPVMNRLPRQYAVMVPSAGKEANRWPAARFGELASRLPVQSVVVSSKTDAALAEEVVLASKGKAISVAGETGLKELIAVISKARFLISNDTGPMHIAAALNVPVFAIFGPANPLRTGPYGDIHTIIREDVSCAPCYRWKPCDNWICMEDLTVDKVYRLIHQKNDGMTIAEDQK; from the coding sequence ATGTCCGTTATTTCAGAATCTCCCCGCAAACTGCTGATCATCAAGCCCAGCGCTCTCGGGGATATTGTTCATTCGCTGCCCTTTCTGTATGCCGTGAAAAAAAAGTTCCCTGAACTTTCAGTGCACTGGATTGTTGCCAAAGGGCTTCATACCTTTCTTGAAGGTCATCCGCTGATTGACAAGCTCTGGGTTATCAACAAGGATAACTGGAAAAAACTCTCTTGCCTGCCTCAGACCTTAAAGGAGATCAGCGCTCTTTCGTCCGGGCTGAAAAAAGAACGTTTTGATATATCGGTGGATTTGTCCGGTCTGTTGCGGAGCGGGCTCATGACCTGGGCGTCAAGGGCCAGGGTCAAACTCGGTTTCAAGGAGTCTGATGAGGGCAGTCCGTTTTTCTATACCCATAAAATTGAAGGCGGCACCGAAATCCATGCCATTGACAGATATTTGAAAATAGCCCAATTTCTGGGCTGCGACATCAGTGACATACAATATCCTTTTGCGCCCTATGACGAAAATCCGCCGGTAATGAATCGACTTCCCCGGCAATATGCGGTCATGGTCCCTTCGGCCGGGAAAGAGGCCAACCGGTGGCCTGCTGCGCGATTTGGTGAACTGGCTTCAAGACTTCCTGTCCAGTCCGTGGTGGTCAGCAGTAAAACCGATGCGGCCCTGGCAGAGGAAGTTGTCCTGGCTTCAAAGGGCAAGGCTATTTCCGTTGCCGGGGAAACAGGCTTGAAAGAACTGATTGCGGTAATCAGCAAAGCCCGTTTTCTTATATCAAACGACACTGGCCCCATGCATATCGCCGCGGCGCTCAATGTGCCGGTTTTTGCAATTTTTGGTCCGGCAAATCCGCTGCGCACCGGACCATATGGCGATATTCACACAATCATCCGTGAAGATGTTTCCTGCGCCCCATGCTATCGGTGGAAACCCTGCGACAATTGGATTTGCATGGAAGATCTCACCGTAGACAAGGTTTACAGGCTTATTCATCAAAAAAATGATGGGATGACCATTGCTGAAGATCAAAAATGA
- a CDS encoding HAD family hydrolase, which translates to MRPAVFLDRDGTINEQMGYLNHISRFRMLPHAAAAIRLLNEHDIPAVVVTNQSGLARGYFPESLLIAMHALMERELAEKGAHVDGIYVCPHHPEAKEAKFRLDCDCRKPKTGLFTKAAEVLGIDLQRSYVVGDRWSDLKAGAAIGAKGVLVLTGYGRGDRDYIGPEQTIQPHYIAENLLDAVQWILEDMQDD; encoded by the coding sequence ATGAGACCCGCTGTGTTTCTTGACAGGGATGGAACGATCAACGAGCAGATGGGCTATTTGAACCATATTTCGCGTTTCAGGATGTTGCCCCATGCTGCCGCGGCTATTCGTTTATTAAATGAGCACGACATCCCGGCAGTGGTGGTTACCAATCAGTCGGGACTGGCGCGAGGCTATTTTCCCGAGTCGCTGTTAATCGCCATGCATGCGCTCATGGAAAGGGAGCTTGCTGAAAAGGGCGCCCATGTTGACGGCATCTATGTCTGTCCTCACCATCCCGAGGCAAAAGAGGCGAAATTCCGCCTCGACTGTGATTGCCGGAAACCCAAAACCGGACTGTTTACCAAGGCCGCCGAAGTTCTAGGGATTGATCTGCAGCGCTCCTATGTTGTCGGCGACCGGTGGTCTGATCTCAAGGCCGGGGCCGCGATCGGCGCTAAAGGGGTGCTTGTCCTCACCGGTTACGGCCGCGGCGACCGGGATTATATCGGCCCGGAGCAGACAATTCAACCCCATTACATAGCGGAGAATCTTCTGGACGCCGTTCAGTGGATTCTTGAAGATATGCAGGATGACTGA
- the waaF gene encoding lipopolysaccharide heptosyltransferase II, giving the protein MPHSIKKLQPEKILIRSTNWIGDAIMTTPAVRTIRENFPEAHIAILSHPWVADVFRASPHVDEVIEYKKKTEHIGIAGIWRLGRQLATHDFDLTILLQNAFEAAVIARIARIPAIAGYSTDGRGGLLTHGVKLKKSIKQLHQVYYYQNIMKELGLVCGPDELFLQLTPKVVQWARQFVKDKKAGPVIGLNPGAAYGPAKRWPDEKYGRLAGRLASELSATMLVFGTAADQEATAVISGFAPDNVIDLAGKTTLEEAMALISVCDAFVTNDSGLMHVGAALKTPLAAIFGSTDAVATGPFSDNSVVIQKDLPCSPCLKETCKTDFRCMMDIHVEEVLEAVKKLLADNSLHKA; this is encoded by the coding sequence ATGCCCCATTCAATAAAAAAACTGCAACCTGAAAAAATTCTCATCCGTTCCACCAACTGGATTGGTGATGCGATAATGACCACCCCTGCGGTGCGTACCATCCGTGAAAATTTTCCGGAAGCGCATATCGCAATTCTCTCCCATCCGTGGGTTGCGGATGTGTTTCGTGCAAGCCCCCATGTTGATGAAGTTATTGAATACAAAAAGAAAACCGAACATATTGGCATCGCCGGCATCTGGCGCTTGGGGCGGCAACTGGCGACTCATGATTTCGACCTGACAATTCTCCTGCAGAATGCCTTTGAGGCGGCGGTGATTGCCCGGATCGCCCGGATTCCTGCTATCGCCGGGTACAGCACCGACGGCAGGGGAGGGCTGCTTACCCATGGTGTCAAACTGAAAAAAAGCATAAAGCAGCTCCATCAGGTTTATTATTATCAGAATATAATGAAGGAGCTTGGCCTGGTATGCGGCCCTGATGAGCTTTTTCTCCAGCTGACTCCGAAGGTTGTCCAATGGGCCCGGCAATTTGTTAAAGATAAAAAGGCCGGTCCGGTTATCGGCCTTAATCCCGGCGCCGCCTATGGGCCGGCTAAACGCTGGCCTGATGAAAAATACGGCCGCCTTGCAGGAAGACTGGCGTCGGAGCTTTCCGCAACCATGTTGGTTTTCGGCACTGCGGCTGATCAAGAGGCAACCGCGGTAATCAGCGGTTTTGCGCCGGATAATGTGATTGATCTTGCAGGGAAAACCACTCTGGAAGAGGCCATGGCCCTGATCAGTGTGTGTGATGCCTTTGTGACCAATGATTCGGGGTTGATGCATGTCGGCGCTGCGCTCAAAACACCGCTGGCAGCGATTTTCGGATCGACAGATGCCGTTGCAACCGGGCCGTTTTCAGATAATTCCGTGGTCATCCAAAAGGATTTGCCCTGCAGCCCGTGCCTTAAAGAAACATGCAAGACCGATTTTCGGTGTATGATGGATATCCATGTAGAGGAAGTACTGGAGGCGGTCAAAAAACTTCTAGCCGATAATTCTCTGCATAAAGCATAA
- the rpsB gene encoding 30S ribosomal protein S2 encodes MSYINMREMLDAGFHFGHQTHRWNPKMKPYIFGARNNIYIINLDKTLPLFNKAYKFLVKDISKGGTLLFVGTKRQAQEIIKEEAERCGMYFVNHRWLGGMLTNFQTIKKSVDRLKSIEAMKEDGSIQNYKKKEILRMEKELIKLERTLGGIKNMRGLPTALLVIDTKRENIAIEEATRLGIPVIAIADTNADPDKISYLIPGNDDAIKSIRLISSKFADAVLAGKDQYKGSEKAVSDKELAAQIEGSQTVSASEAAPEAPAAEA; translated from the coding sequence ATGTCGTACATCAACATGAGAGAAATGCTGGACGCGGGATTTCATTTCGGTCATCAGACCCATCGCTGGAATCCAAAAATGAAACCCTATATTTTTGGGGCCCGTAATAATATTTATATTATCAACCTCGATAAAACCCTGCCGCTGTTTAACAAAGCATACAAATTCCTGGTAAAGGATATCTCCAAAGGCGGCACCCTTCTTTTCGTGGGCACCAAACGACAGGCACAGGAAATCATCAAAGAAGAAGCAGAACGCTGCGGCATGTATTTTGTCAATCACCGTTGGCTCGGCGGCATGCTGACAAACTTTCAGACCATCAAGAAAAGCGTTGACCGCCTGAAAAGCATCGAAGCCATGAAAGAAGACGGCTCGATTCAGAATTACAAGAAAAAAGAAATTCTGCGCATGGAAAAAGAACTGATAAAACTCGAACGGACCCTTGGCGGCATTAAAAACATGCGCGGCCTGCCCACTGCTTTGCTGGTCATCGACACCAAACGTGAAAACATCGCCATTGAAGAAGCAACAAGACTCGGCATCCCGGTTATTGCCATTGCCGACACCAACGCCGACCCCGATAAAATTTCCTATCTTATTCCAGGCAACGATGATGCAATCAAATCCATCAGGCTGATCTCCTCTAAATTCGCCGATGCTGTTCTTGCAGGAAAAGATCAGTATAAGGGAAGCGAGAAGGCAGTATCCGACAAGGAACTGGCAGCGCAGATCGAAGGATCTCAAACTGTCAGCGCCAGTGAAGCGGCCCCGGAAGCACCAGCAGCTGAAGCCTGA
- the tsf gene encoding translation elongation factor Ts, with amino-acid sequence MNITSQMVKELRDKTNAGMMDCKKALTETAGDMEKAIDHLRQKGLAVARKRSARATSEGVIETYIHAGGRLGVMVDVGCETDFVAKNDDFRNFAKDVAMHIAASCPVSISREDVPQELQDREKEIYKQQVLDSGKPENIAEKIVSGKMDKFFADVCLMEQKFVKNPDISIQDLLNELIAKIGENITVKRFARFQVGE; translated from the coding sequence GTGAATATCACAAGCCAGATGGTTAAAGAACTCCGCGACAAAACAAATGCGGGGATGATGGATTGCAAAAAGGCATTGACTGAAACCGCAGGCGACATGGAAAAGGCCATTGACCATCTTCGCCAGAAAGGACTCGCGGTTGCGAGAAAGAGATCCGCACGCGCCACCAGCGAAGGCGTTATCGAGACCTATATCCATGCCGGCGGCAGACTCGGCGTTATGGTTGATGTTGGATGTGAAACTGACTTTGTTGCAAAAAATGATGACTTCAGAAATTTTGCCAAAGACGTTGCCATGCACATAGCTGCAAGCTGCCCGGTATCAATCAGCCGGGAAGATGTCCCCCAGGAACTGCAGGACAGGGAAAAAGAAATCTACAAGCAACAGGTACTGGACTCAGGCAAACCCGAAAATATTGCCGAAAAAATCGTCAGTGGCAAAATGGACAAATTCTTTGCGGACGTTTGCCTGATGGAACAGAAATTCGTTAAAAACCCTGATATTTCCATCCAGGATCTTTTAAACGAACTTATTGCTAAAATCGGTGAAAATATCACCGTAAAGAGATTTGCACGTTTTCAGGTCGGCGAGTAA
- the pyrH gene encoding UMP kinase, whose protein sequence is MGNTKYKRILLKVSGEALMGKASFGISSDMLSYVAQELKELNSLQVQIGMVVGAGNIFRGVAGASVGMNRAAADNMGMLATVINALAIKDTLDRNGMQAEVLSAFPMDSVCELYARRRAIALLEKGKIVIFAAGTGNPYFTTDTAAVLRGLEIDADVIFKATRVDGVYDKDPLKEPDAVKFDTLTYSEVLQRRLKVMDAAAISLAMDNDKSIIVFDMNIPGNIYKAVSGGTIGTLIKGVE, encoded by the coding sequence ATGGGCAACACAAAGTACAAGAGAATCCTGCTCAAAGTGAGTGGCGAAGCTCTTATGGGCAAAGCTTCTTTCGGTATCAGCTCCGATATGCTGTCCTATGTTGCACAGGAGCTCAAAGAACTTAACAGCCTCCAGGTCCAGATAGGGATGGTGGTCGGCGCCGGCAATATATTCCGAGGCGTGGCCGGCGCCTCGGTGGGCATGAACAGGGCTGCAGCTGATAATATGGGCATGCTTGCAACAGTGATCAATGCTCTGGCCATCAAGGATACCCTTGACCGGAACGGCATGCAGGCCGAAGTTCTTTCTGCATTCCCAATGGATAGTGTCTGCGAACTCTATGCACGCCGCCGGGCGATTGCCCTACTTGAAAAAGGCAAAATCGTCATATTTGCCGCCGGAACCGGCAATCCTTATTTCACGACTGACACGGCTGCTGTTTTAAGAGGCCTGGAAATTGATGCGGATGTCATCTTCAAGGCTACCCGAGTCGATGGGGTCTACGATAAGGACCCACTGAAAGAACCCGATGCAGTCAAGTTCGATACCCTGACCTACAGTGAAGTACTTCAGCGCAGACTTAAGGTAATGGACGCGGCTGCCATATCACTTGCCATGGACAACGACAAGTCAATCATTGTTTTTGACATGAACATCCCCGGCAATATTTACAAAGCCGTTTCCGGAGGAACAATCGGCACTCTGATCAAAGGGGTAGAATAA
- the frr gene encoding ribosome recycling factor — MSEIILEMAEKMENSIHAYRKELSRVRTGRASLSLLDGIRVQAYGAPMPLNQVASLTIPESRMIVIQPWDIQLTSAIEKAIQKSDLGLNPASDGKQIRISIPQLTEDRRKDLVKQVKKISEEYRVAMRSSRREAIDLLKKQKNNKEISEDDLFKLQDDAQKETDSFVKQIDTILAEKEKEVMEV; from the coding sequence ATGAGCGAAATCATATTGGAAATGGCAGAAAAAATGGAAAACAGTATTCATGCGTACCGCAAGGAACTTTCCAGAGTCAGAACCGGCCGCGCATCACTGTCACTCCTTGACGGCATCAGAGTCCAGGCATACGGTGCACCGATGCCGCTTAACCAGGTTGCCTCCCTCACCATCCCGGAAAGCCGGATGATTGTTATTCAACCCTGGGATATCCAGCTGACCAGCGCCATTGAAAAAGCCATACAGAAATCAGATCTGGGGCTCAATCCGGCAAGCGACGGAAAGCAGATCCGCATTTCAATTCCGCAATTGACTGAAGACCGCCGCAAGGACCTTGTAAAACAGGTTAAAAAAATCAGCGAAGAATACCGTGTGGCTATGCGCAGTTCCCGCCGCGAGGCAATTGACCTGCTGAAAAAACAAAAAAACAACAAGGAAATCTCCGAAGACGATCTGTTCAAACTGCAGGATGATGCCCAGAAGGAAACCGACTCCTTTGTCAAACAAATCGATACAATTCTAGCTGAAAAAGAAAAAGAGGTCATGGAGGTCTAG
- a CDS encoding isoprenyl transferase — MTESVTLDTNNIPQHIAIIMDGNGRWAKERGLPRTLGHKEGVKTVKNIVTAARELDVRVLTLYAFSTENWKRPPFEVQTLMGLLKSYLQSELTTMVENNVQLRCIGEKERMPAEVINVLERVIAQTANNTGLILNLALSYGSRSEIIAAVQTVARQCMDGKLTPEDITETIFENRLYTAGLPDPDLLIRTGGESRLSNFLLWQASYAELYITETKWPDFDKEKLIGAIIDFQQRQRRFGKTGEQVTEQY; from the coding sequence ATGACGGAATCAGTTACTCTCGACACAAACAACATCCCGCAGCACATCGCGATTATAATGGACGGCAACGGCCGGTGGGCCAAGGAGCGCGGTCTGCCCAGGACACTGGGTCACAAGGAAGGCGTAAAAACCGTAAAAAATATCGTCACTGCGGCCCGGGAACTGGATGTCAGAGTCCTCACCCTCTATGCCTTTTCCACGGAAAACTGGAAACGTCCGCCCTTTGAAGTTCAGACCTTGATGGGACTGCTGAAATCCTACCTTCAGAGTGAACTGACCACAATGGTTGAAAACAACGTGCAACTCCGGTGCATCGGCGAGAAAGAACGAATGCCGGCTGAGGTTATTAACGTCCTCGAAAGGGTTATTGCACAAACCGCAAACAATACCGGCCTTATTCTCAACCTGGCGCTGAGTTACGGATCCCGCAGCGAAATCATCGCCGCGGTTCAAACCGTGGCCCGGCAATGCATGGATGGCAAGCTCACCCCGGAGGATATAACCGAGACTATTTTCGAAAACCGGCTGTATACCGCAGGACTCCCCGATCCTGACCTGCTGATCAGGACCGGTGGCGAATCGCGCTTAAGCAATTTTCTGCTCTGGCAGGCATCATACGCCGAACTGTATATTACCGAAACAAAATGGCCGGATTTTGATAAGGAAAAACTCATTGGGGCGATAATCGATTTCCAGCAACGCCAGAGACGTTTTGGAAAAACCGGCGAACAGGTGACAGAACAGTACTGA
- a CDS encoding phosphatidate cytidylyltransferase → MKRIITALIIGAIWLFILFAGSFALFWSVITLVSGVALYEYFTMVTAVDGKKHIGIGIVLGLFPLAASLSNRQDLVTVALIAAMLFLFILIITRYPALNDPFSVVSKFGFGILYIGFFSSYIILLMGQPLGAHWLVMLTAITIASDSSAYYTGSFLGKTKLCPATSPNKTIEGFIGGLVGGIAAAVLVSKLFFPWISLVNIVLTAVLLSGIGVIGDLTESTIKRAMKFKDSGTILPGHGGILDRVDSLLLTAPVFYYMIYFNLLTLPQ, encoded by the coding sequence ATGAAACGAATTATTACCGCGTTAATCATCGGTGCAATCTGGCTGTTCATTCTCTTTGCCGGATCTTTTGCCCTGTTCTGGTCTGTTATCACCTTGGTGAGCGGTGTGGCCCTGTATGAATATTTTACCATGGTGACCGCCGTTGACGGTAAAAAACATATCGGCATAGGGATTGTGCTCGGTCTTTTCCCGCTGGCCGCCTCACTTTCAAACCGCCAGGACCTTGTTACCGTGGCACTTATCGCTGCAATGCTGTTTCTGTTTATTCTTATAATCACCCGTTACCCCGCCCTGAATGATCCTTTCAGTGTCGTGAGCAAGTTCGGTTTCGGCATCCTGTATATCGGTTTTTTCTCCTCCTATATCATTTTACTGATGGGGCAACCCCTCGGCGCCCATTGGCTGGTAATGCTCACCGCCATAACCATCGCCTCGGACTCCTCCGCCTATTATACCGGCTCCTTCTTAGGAAAAACCAAACTCTGTCCTGCAACCAGTCCCAATAAAACCATTGAAGGCTTTATCGGCGGTCTTGTTGGCGGAATTGCTGCGGCAGTGCTGGTTTCAAAACTGTTCTTCCCATGGATATCCCTGGTAAATATCGTACTGACCGCGGTGCTCCTTTCCGGTATCGGCGTCATCGGCGATCTGACTGAATCAACCATCAAACGCGCCATGAAATTCAAAGATTCCGGGACGATCCTTCCCGGCCACGGCGGCATTCTCGATCGGGTTGATTCACTCCTGCTCACCGCGCCGGTTTTTTATTATATGATTTACTTTAACCTGCTGACTTTGCCGCAATGA
- a CDS encoding 1-deoxy-D-xylulose-5-phosphate reductoisomerase: MKSLSLLGSTGSIGKNVLEVVRQYPGRFRILGLAAGTNISLLRQQIEAFAPRVISVADGKLAGDLAMSLPAGWTDKIFTGDTGNIKVATIGDVDTVVSAIVGAAGLSPTYAAIQSGKNIALANKEVLVMAGDLVMKEIKKNNVQLLPIDSEHSAVAQALEAGQKNEVEKIILTASGGPFWNFSQKQLWDVTPEQALAHPNWNMGNKISIDSATMMNKGLEVIEARWLFNVAVEKIEVLIHPQSIVHSLVEFIDGSVVAQLGIPDMRIPISYALSYPNRLTTGLPRLNLAQCGNLTFQLPDFNKFPALKLAYQVCKRGGILPVALNAANEVAVASFLDKRIRFPEIALVVSETVSRTPSKTATNLSEIMDADLAARLQAESIIESLQLMMDQKKSSTASTHESSSINHSFTGNT, encoded by the coding sequence ATGAAAAGCCTCTCCCTTCTCGGTTCAACCGGATCCATTGGAAAAAACGTCCTTGAAGTCGTCCGCCAATACCCCGGCCGGTTCAGAATTCTGGGATTGGCTGCCGGCACCAACATTTCTCTTCTCCGTCAACAGATCGAGGCTTTCGCACCGCGAGTTATCTCGGTTGCCGACGGCAAGCTTGCCGGAGATCTTGCCATGAGTCTTCCTGCCGGCTGGACTGATAAAATTTTTACAGGGGACACTGGAAACATCAAGGTGGCAACCATCGGCGATGTCGATACGGTTGTCTCGGCAATTGTCGGCGCCGCCGGGTTATCACCTACTTATGCCGCTATCCAGTCAGGCAAGAATATCGCCCTGGCCAACAAAGAAGTGCTTGTTATGGCCGGTGATCTGGTCATGAAGGAAATCAAGAAAAACAACGTCCAGCTGCTTCCCATCGACAGTGAGCACAGCGCTGTGGCCCAGGCCCTGGAGGCCGGTCAAAAAAATGAGGTTGAGAAAATCATCCTCACCGCGTCCGGAGGACCTTTCTGGAATTTTTCGCAAAAACAACTCTGGGACGTCACTCCAGAGCAGGCCCTTGCCCATCCCAACTGGAATATGGGCAATAAAATATCCATAGATTCAGCAACCATGATGAATAAAGGCCTTGAGGTCATCGAGGCCCGCTGGTTGTTTAATGTTGCCGTTGAAAAAATCGAGGTATTGATCCACCCGCAAAGCATTGTCCATTCCCTGGTGGAATTTATCGACGGCTCAGTTGTTGCGCAACTTGGCATACCGGACATGCGCATCCCTATTTCCTATGCCCTGTCATACCCCAATCGCCTGACAACCGGGCTTCCGCGACTGAATCTGGCTCAATGCGGCAATCTGACCTTCCAGCTTCCGGATTTCAATAAATTCCCGGCCCTTAAACTTGCGTATCAGGTATGCAAGCGGGGTGGAATCCTGCCTGTGGCTTTAAACGCCGCAAATGAAGTTGCGGTTGCAAGTTTTCTTGATAAACGGATTCGCTTCCCGGAAATCGCCCTGGTGGTTTCCGAAACCGTAAGCAGGACACCGAGCAAGACCGCCACAAATCTTTCAGAAATAATGGATGCCGACCTGGCAGCAAGGCTTCAGGCGGAATCCATTATTGAATCGCTCCAATTAATGATGGATCAGAAAAAAAGCTCCACAGCTTCAACTCATGAATCCTCCTCAATAAACCATTCATTTACCGGAAACACTTAA